Proteins from one Acidimicrobiia bacterium genomic window:
- a CDS encoding SDR family oxidoreductase, translating to MELRGGVAVVTGGSSGIGRATVARLRDTGARVAVLDRVEAADRVDLFVHCDVADEHAVVQAVADVVAGLGPPDVAVLAAGVGGSSPVLRMSTDEWDRVYGVNVRGLFVSLRECARAMVAHGRAGSIVAVGSVSGVLSDRWLAHYASSKAAVHQLVRVAAAELGAHGIRVNAVAPGTTDTPMFGATARLPGFREKVAERAALGRVGSADDVAQAIVAIAALDWVTGQVVAADGGVALRSPIDPVESMPLEPTDAGR from the coding sequence GTGGAGCTGCGGGGCGGCGTCGCCGTCGTCACCGGGGGTTCGAGCGGCATCGGACGCGCGACGGTCGCGCGGTTGCGCGACACCGGCGCGCGCGTCGCGGTGCTCGACCGCGTCGAAGCCGCCGACAGGGTCGATCTGTTCGTCCACTGCGACGTGGCCGACGAGCACGCCGTCGTGCAGGCGGTCGCCGACGTCGTCGCCGGTCTCGGGCCGCCCGACGTCGCGGTGCTCGCGGCCGGTGTGGGCGGGTCCTCGCCGGTGCTCCGCATGTCGACGGACGAGTGGGACCGCGTGTACGGCGTCAACGTGCGCGGCCTGTTCGTCTCGCTGCGCGAATGCGCGCGTGCGATGGTCGCGCACGGTCGGGCGGGCTCGATCGTCGCGGTGGGGTCCGTCTCGGGCGTGCTCAGCGACCGCTGGCTCGCGCACTACGCGTCGTCGAAGGCGGCTGTCCACCAGCTCGTGCGCGTCGCCGCGGCGGAGCTCGGTGCCCACGGCATCCGCGTGAACGCGGTCGCGCCCGGGACGACGGACACGCCGATGTTCGGCGCCACCGCCCGCCTTCCCGGGTTCCGCGAGAAGGTCGCCGAGCGGGCCGCGCTCGGTCGCGTCGGCTCGGCCGACGACGTCGCGCAGGCGATCGTCGCGATCGCGGCGCTCGACTGGGTCACGGGTCAGGTGGTGGCCGCGGACGGTGGTGTCGCGTTGCGCAGCCCGATCGACCCGGTCGAGTCGATGCCGCTCGAGCCGACGGACGCCGGGAGATGA
- a CDS encoding phosphotransferase, whose protein sequence is MTAEPSADDVARVTSVLGARGDGDWRAERLGAGVAGATAALWRVRGEGWSAIAKTVTHSVRGSEHWRTSGDELDPMYWRREALAYCTGFLERVLDEEHTGLRAPRCLLCTEHDDGSVTTWIEDVLGLPGAQWPLLGYAAVSRAFGRMQGRLAAEGSVPDEPWLSRDWLRAYVERRDRHGAVLVDDARWRDVPAVVRDAVALRDDFLRAWRERNALLDSLDRVPRTLCHLDLHPDNLFGATRRDGVGRVVVIDWAYAGIGALGEDVGNLIPDAQLDFHVAPGDGPALAELCVGAYLFGLRERGWDGDERLVRFAIAASAIVKYTWMLSHLLLLAVGEEDGGASVRGVALDDVITRRLAVCAQLRDMAEDAFALGGELGVL, encoded by the coding sequence GTGACCGCCGAGCCGTCCGCCGACGACGTCGCGCGCGTCACGTCCGTGCTCGGCGCGCGGGGCGACGGCGACTGGCGCGCGGAGCGGCTCGGTGCCGGTGTCGCGGGCGCGACCGCAGCGCTGTGGCGCGTGCGCGGCGAAGGCTGGTCGGCGATCGCGAAGACGGTCACGCACTCCGTGCGCGGGAGCGAGCACTGGCGGACGTCCGGCGACGAGCTCGACCCGATGTACTGGCGGCGCGAGGCGCTCGCGTACTGCACCGGGTTCCTCGAACGCGTCCTCGACGAGGAGCACACGGGGCTGCGCGCGCCGCGGTGCCTGCTCTGCACGGAACACGACGACGGGTCGGTCACCACGTGGATCGAGGACGTCCTCGGCCTGCCCGGCGCGCAGTGGCCGCTGCTCGGCTACGCAGCCGTCTCACGCGCGTTCGGCCGGATGCAGGGACGGCTGGCCGCGGAGGGCTCGGTGCCCGACGAGCCATGGCTCAGTCGTGACTGGCTGCGTGCCTACGTCGAGCGTCGCGACCGGCATGGGGCCGTCCTGGTCGACGACGCACGCTGGCGCGACGTACCAGCTGTCGTCCGCGACGCGGTCGCGCTGCGCGACGACTTCCTGCGCGCGTGGCGGGAGCGGAACGCCCTGCTCGACTCGCTCGACCGCGTGCCACGGACGCTGTGCCATCTCGACCTGCATCCGGACAACCTGTTCGGCGCGACGCGGCGCGACGGGGTCGGCCGTGTCGTGGTGATCGACTGGGCCTATGCCGGGATCGGCGCGCTCGGCGAGGACGTCGGCAACCTGATCCCGGACGCGCAACTGGACTTCCACGTGGCCCCCGGGGACGGGCCCGCGCTCGCCGAGCTGTGCGTCGGCGCGTACCTGTTCGGGCTTCGCGAACGCGGGTGGGACGGCGACGAGCGCCTTGTCCGCTTCGCGATCGCGGCGAGCGCGATCGTGAAGTACACGTGGATGCTCTCGCACCTGCTGCTGCTCGCGGTCGGCGAAGAGGACGGCGGCGCATCCGTCCGCGGCGTCGCTCTCGACGACGTGATCACGAGGCGCCTCGCCGTGTGCGCGCAACTGCGCGACATGGCCGAGGACGCGTTCGCCCTCGGCGGCGAGCTCGGCGTGCTCTAA
- a CDS encoding SDR family oxidoreductase, which yields MSQTVTSAGAARDMHGVDGRVVVVTGSGRGIGRGIAHHVGKCGASVVVAEWREDTMQRTVDELEALDVPVLGVRCDINEREDIQSMVDASLARFGRIDALVNNAQTFRPMAPIAEVTEEDVDVFYRSGVKGTLWAMQAVHPHMQAQGWGRIVNFASSMGITGGRGFAAYNASKEAIRALTRTAAREWAMDGIVVNAVAPAAATHHGKAGEQSEGYRVFVESCPMQRQGDPELDIAPIVAFLCSDACRYLTGHTFMADGGAFMWA from the coding sequence GTGTCGCAGACCGTCACGAGCGCGGGCGCCGCCCGCGACATGCACGGCGTCGACGGACGCGTCGTCGTCGTCACCGGATCCGGCCGCGGCATCGGCCGCGGGATCGCCCACCATGTCGGCAAGTGCGGTGCCAGCGTCGTCGTCGCCGAGTGGCGCGAGGACACGATGCAGCGGACCGTCGACGAGCTCGAGGCACTCGACGTCCCGGTGCTCGGCGTGCGGTGCGACATCAACGAGCGCGAGGACATCCAGTCGATGGTCGACGCGTCCCTCGCGCGCTTCGGACGGATCGACGCGCTCGTCAACAACGCGCAGACGTTCCGCCCCATGGCGCCGATCGCCGAGGTGACCGAGGAGGACGTCGACGTCTTCTACCGGTCGGGCGTGAAGGGCACGCTGTGGGCGATGCAGGCGGTCCACCCCCACATGCAGGCGCAGGGGTGGGGCCGCATCGTGAACTTCGCGTCGTCGATGGGCATCACCGGCGGCCGCGGGTTCGCGGCGTACAACGCGTCGAAGGAGGCGATCCGCGCGCTCACGCGCACAGCGGCGCGCGAGTGGGCGATGGACGGCATCGTCGTCAACGCGGTCGCGCCCGCGGCCGCGACGCATCATGGGAAGGCCGGCGAGCAGAGCGAGGGGTACCGCGTCTTCGTCGAGAGCTGCCCGATGCAGCGGCAGGGCGACCCCGAGCTCGACATCGCACCGATCGTCGCGTTCCTCTGCTCCGACGCGTGCCGCTACCTCACCGGCCACACGTTCATGGCCGACGGCGGCGCGTTCATGTGGGCGTGA
- the bioA gene encoding adenosylmethionine--8-amino-7-oxononanoate transaminase: MGQSEEWVRRDAAVVWHGFTQMAAYADNAPVVVDHADGHEVVDTDGRRYLDAISSLWVTTLGHRVPELDDAIRAQLDRGAHTTMLGNGNTVVVELAEALARVVPVDDPHFLFASDGACAVEQALKIAFQFHHNRGDAGRTRFLAFGGAYHGDTIGALSVGAGGFGTELFDPLRFPVLRAPEIADAECFTTACAMVADHASELAAVIVEPLVQGAAGMQMADPDGLARLGRACAEHEVLLICDEVATGFGRTGTLFASEQCGLRADLMCLGKGLTAGYLPMSATVASGRVFDAFLGPDLSERTLYHGHSYGGNALAAAVALRHLELLDAYDVLANVRERSDELRGLLDDRIASLDAVREVRLRGLMGGVELAAPDSSARWGRKVCAASVERGVLLRPLGDVVVLMPPLTITSPELHRLVDTLAEAIVTVTAS; the protein is encoded by the coding sequence GTGGGTCAGTCCGAGGAGTGGGTGCGGCGCGACGCGGCCGTCGTCTGGCACGGGTTCACACAGATGGCGGCGTACGCGGACAACGCGCCGGTCGTCGTCGACCACGCAGACGGACACGAGGTCGTCGACACCGACGGCCGCCGCTATCTCGACGCGATCTCGTCGCTGTGGGTGACGACGCTCGGCCACCGCGTGCCCGAGCTCGACGACGCGATCCGGGCCCAGCTCGACCGGGGCGCGCACACGACGATGCTCGGGAACGGCAACACCGTCGTGGTCGAGCTCGCCGAGGCGCTCGCGCGCGTCGTGCCGGTCGACGACCCGCACTTCCTCTTCGCGTCGGATGGCGCGTGCGCGGTGGAGCAGGCGCTCAAGATCGCGTTCCAGTTCCACCACAACCGCGGCGACGCAGGCCGTACCCGGTTCCTCGCCTTCGGCGGCGCGTACCACGGCGACACCATCGGCGCGCTCTCGGTGGGGGCCGGCGGCTTCGGGACGGAGCTGTTCGACCCGCTGCGGTTCCCGGTGCTGCGCGCGCCCGAGATCGCGGACGCCGAGTGCTTCACGACCGCGTGCGCGATGGTCGCCGACCATGCGAGCGAGCTCGCGGCGGTGATCGTCGAGCCGCTCGTGCAGGGCGCGGCCGGGATGCAGATGGCCGACCCGGACGGGCTCGCGCGCCTCGGGCGGGCCTGCGCCGAGCACGAGGTGCTGCTGATCTGCGACGAGGTCGCGACCGGGTTCGGGCGCACCGGCACGCTCTTCGCGTCGGAGCAGTGCGGGCTGCGAGCCGACCTGATGTGCCTCGGCAAGGGCCTGACGGCCGGGTACCTCCCGATGTCGGCCACGGTCGCGTCGGGACGAGTGTTCGACGCGTTCCTCGGGCCCGACCTGTCGGAGCGGACGCTCTACCACGGTCACTCCTATGGTGGGAACGCGCTCGCGGCCGCGGTCGCGTTGCGCCATCTCGAGCTGCTCGACGCGTACGACGTGCTCGCGAACGTGCGCGAGCGCTCCGATGAGCTGCGGGGGCTCCTCGACGACCGCATCGCGTCGCTCGACGCCGTGCGCGAGGTCAGGCTGCGCGGGTTGATGGGCGGGGTGGAGCTCGCGGCACCGGACTCCTCCGCGCGGTGGGGCCGGAAGGTGTGCGCGGCATCGGTCGAGCGCGGTGTGCTGCTGCGCCCGCTCGGCGACGTCGTCGTGCTGATGCCGCCGCTCACGATCACGTCGCCGGAGCTGCACCGGCTCGTCGACACGCTCGCGGAGGCGATCGTCACGGTGACGGCGTCGTGA
- a CDS encoding SDR family NAD(P)-dependent oxidoreductase: MAERFDGRVVLVTGAGSGIGRATALRLAAEGAAVAALDRDAEGALRTAREASAGGRRCVPITGDVSQESDVERALMLVSRNIGRLSGLVSCAGIFHPGDGQPAANVDLDAFMTVLGVNLVGTFLVIRHCLPHLVEQRGALVTIASVAAVRGNGVGAGYTASKGGVDALTRLVATQYGPKGVRANCICPGAVDTPMTGGVHATPEAIERAKKRIPLQKVAQPEQIASVAAFLLSEDASHVTGQTVVVDGGSTIAG, translated from the coding sequence ATGGCAGAGCGCTTCGACGGCAGGGTGGTCCTCGTGACGGGCGCGGGGAGCGGGATCGGCCGGGCGACGGCGCTCCGCCTGGCGGCCGAGGGAGCCGCGGTCGCGGCCCTCGACCGCGACGCGGAAGGCGCACTGCGAACCGCACGCGAGGCGTCCGCGGGTGGCCGCCGGTGCGTACCGATCACCGGCGACGTGAGCCAGGAGTCCGACGTCGAGCGCGCGCTGATGCTCGTCTCGCGCAACATCGGCCGGCTGTCGGGCCTGGTCTCGTGCGCGGGGATCTTCCATCCCGGTGACGGGCAGCCCGCCGCGAACGTCGACCTCGACGCGTTCATGACCGTGCTCGGCGTGAACCTGGTCGGGACGTTCCTCGTCATCCGCCACTGCCTGCCGCACCTCGTGGAGCAGCGCGGCGCGCTCGTCACGATCGCGTCGGTCGCGGCCGTGCGCGGCAACGGTGTCGGCGCGGGATACACCGCGAGCAAAGGCGGTGTCGATGCCCTGACCCGACTCGTCGCCACGCAGTACGGGCCGAAGGGCGTGCGCGCCAACTGCATCTGCCCCGGCGCGGTCGACACGCCGATGACGGGCGGTGTGCACGCGACGCCGGAGGCGATCGAGCGCGCGAAGAAGCGGATCCCGTTGCAGAAGGTCGCGCAGCCCGAGCAGATCGCGTCCGTCGCCGCCTTCCTCCTGTCCGAGGACGCGTCGCACGTCACCGGCCAGACCGTCGTCGTCGACGGCGGCAGCACGATCGCGGGCTAG
- a CDS encoding sugar phosphate isomerase/epimerase — protein MHPRVSVSAISSYDWSLAEDLEFYAEAGITNVGVSMAKLDRFGWDEGIARVRDAGIRVANVIGIGPFHLDRPAQWDGQRARLVRALDGAHALGAPCLVVTTGPAGRLTWEEAADALEEAIAPVVTLARERGVALAVEHTNSLRADVGFVHTLADVVDLARRMGTGVCMEINACWAERGLAETIARGVDTFRLVQVSDYAVGTLSTPARLVPGDGDVPIERILGQVLDAGYAGPFDLELIGPRIEEEGYGAAIRRSVDWLGDALTRLGA, from the coding sequence ATGCACCCGCGTGTCTCCGTCAGCGCGATCTCCAGCTACGACTGGTCGCTCGCGGAGGACCTCGAGTTCTACGCCGAGGCGGGCATCACGAACGTCGGCGTGTCGATGGCGAAGCTCGACCGGTTCGGGTGGGACGAGGGCATCGCTCGCGTACGCGATGCGGGGATCCGCGTGGCGAACGTGATCGGCATCGGACCGTTCCACCTCGACCGGCCCGCGCAGTGGGACGGGCAGCGCGCGCGGTTGGTGCGCGCGCTCGACGGCGCGCACGCGCTCGGCGCACCGTGCCTCGTGGTGACGACCGGCCCGGCGGGGCGTCTCACGTGGGAGGAGGCCGCGGACGCGCTCGAGGAGGCGATCGCGCCCGTCGTCACGCTCGCGCGCGAGCGGGGCGTCGCGCTCGCGGTCGAGCACACGAACTCGCTGCGCGCGGACGTCGGGTTCGTGCACACGCTCGCCGACGTCGTCGACCTGGCGCGCCGGATGGGGACCGGCGTCTGCATGGAGATCAACGCGTGCTGGGCCGAGCGCGGCCTCGCCGAGACGATCGCGCGCGGCGTGGACACGTTCCGGCTCGTGCAGGTGAGCGACTACGCGGTCGGGACGCTGTCGACGCCGGCGCGTCTCGTCCCCGGTGACGGCGACGTGCCGATCGAGCGCATCCTCGGCCAGGTCCTCGACGCCGGGTACGCCGGCCCGTTCGACCTGGAGCTCATCGGCCCGCGCATCGAGGAGGAGGGCTACGGCGCGGCGATTCGCCGCAGCGTCGACTGGCTGGGTGATGCGCTCACGCGGCTGGGCGCATGA
- a CDS encoding SDR family oxidoreductase encodes MRLAGEVALVTGSTAGIGRAVAIELAREGARVTVTGRDKTRGDAVVDEIVRGGGDATFVAADLDDPAACDTLVDAAATHFGGLTVLVNNAVSSTVERDGPVGEIGDAAWEQALRVNLTAPMRLCRAAIPHMRRAGHGAIVNVSSRQAERASPGFAAYVASKGGLNALTRSIAVDYARDGIRCNTVSPGYVLNDRRDADMTDERRARMEGMHLTRLGVARDVAYAVVYLASRESEFLTGINLQLDGGSSIARGLVLG; translated from the coding sequence GTGCGTCTCGCCGGGGAGGTCGCGCTCGTGACCGGCTCGACCGCGGGCATCGGACGGGCCGTCGCGATCGAGCTCGCGCGCGAGGGCGCGCGGGTCACGGTGACCGGCCGCGACAAGACCCGTGGCGACGCCGTCGTCGACGAGATCGTGCGCGGCGGTGGCGACGCGACGTTCGTCGCCGCCGACCTCGACGACCCCGCGGCGTGCGACACGCTCGTCGACGCGGCGGCTACGCACTTCGGCGGGCTCACGGTGCTGGTCAACAACGCGGTCTCGTCGACGGTCGAGCGCGACGGTCCCGTCGGCGAGATCGGCGACGCGGCGTGGGAGCAGGCGTTGCGGGTCAATCTCACCGCGCCGATGCGCCTGTGTCGTGCCGCGATCCCCCACATGCGACGGGCCGGTCACGGCGCGATCGTCAACGTGTCGAGCCGGCAGGCCGAGCGAGCGAGCCCGGGCTTCGCCGCGTACGTCGCGAGCAAGGGCGGGCTCAACGCGCTGACGCGCTCGATCGCGGTCGACTACGCCCGGGACGGGATCCGGTGCAACACCGTCAGCCCCGGGTACGTGCTGAACGACCGTCGCGACGCCGACATGACGGACGAGCGCCGCGCGCGCATGGAGGGCATGCACCTCACGCGACTCGGCGTCGCGCGCGACGTCGCGTACGCGGTCGTGTACCTCGCGAGCCGGGAGTCGGAGTTCCTGACCGGCATCAACCTGCAGCTCGACGGCGGGAGCAGCATCGCCCGCGGTCTCGTCCTGGGCTGA
- a CDS encoding DUF2332 domain-containing protein, which produces MNVDDARRKVADECRLQAAGCGYVGAPFYEHLLLAMADDALAGGPTWDLLGPYAERPFDDAYRLRVLGGVHRMVLDGDAPALAAHFPSTGGDGDAAAAWPLVRHVFRDPPPVLLDAMTRPPQTNEVGRSVSLVPGFLTVAREFGLPLRLLELGSSAGLNLRVDAYRYENDGAAWGDPSSPVRFADLWTDGRPPLDTPARIAERRGCDRDPIDATSDDARLRLLSYVWPGQRDRFELLRHALDVAARFPVEIDRADADEWVERQLERRADGIATVVFHSIAWQYFGDAAQARVRAALARAGERATVDAPVAWLRLEPAAAGVPTELRLTTWPDTGAGADRLLATAGFHFGRVRWLS; this is translated from the coding sequence GTGAACGTGGACGACGCCCGCCGGAAGGTCGCCGACGAGTGCCGGCTGCAGGCCGCCGGGTGCGGGTACGTCGGCGCGCCGTTCTACGAGCACCTCCTGCTCGCGATGGCCGACGACGCGCTCGCCGGCGGCCCGACGTGGGATTTGCTCGGTCCCTACGCCGAGCGTCCGTTCGACGACGCGTACCGGCTGCGCGTGCTCGGTGGGGTCCACCGGATGGTCCTCGACGGCGACGCGCCCGCGCTCGCCGCGCACTTCCCGTCGACCGGTGGTGACGGCGACGCGGCCGCGGCCTGGCCTCTCGTACGCCACGTCTTCCGCGACCCGCCGCCGGTGCTGCTCGACGCGATGACCCGCCCGCCCCAGACCAACGAGGTCGGGCGGTCGGTCTCGCTCGTCCCCGGGTTCCTCACGGTCGCGCGCGAGTTCGGGCTGCCGTTGCGGCTCCTCGAGCTCGGCTCGAGCGCCGGCCTCAACCTGCGCGTCGACGCATACCGGTACGAGAACGACGGCGCGGCGTGGGGCGACCCGTCGTCACCCGTCCGCTTCGCCGACCTGTGGACCGACGGCCGGCCGCCGCTCGACACTCCCGCGCGCATCGCCGAGCGTCGCGGCTGCGACCGCGACCCGATCGACGCGACGAGCGACGACGCGCGCCTGAGGTTGCTGTCATACGTGTGGCCCGGCCAGCGCGACCGCTTCGAGCTGCTGCGCCACGCGCTCGACGTCGCCGCGCGCTTCCCGGTCGAGATCGACCGCGCCGACGCCGACGAGTGGGTCGAGCGACAGCTCGAGCGGCGCGCCGACGGCATCGCAACCGTCGTGTTCCACTCCATCGCATGGCAGTACTTCGGCGACGCCGCGCAGGCGCGAGTCCGTGCCGCGCTGGCACGAGCGGGCGAGCGCGCGACGGTCGACGCTCCTGTCGCGTGGCTGCGGCTCGAACCGGCGGCCGCGGGCGTCCCGACCGAGCTGCGCCTCACGACCTGGCCGGACACCGGGGCCGGCGCCGACCGCCTGCTCGCGACGGCCGGGTTCCACTTTGGCCGGGTTCGTTGGCTTTCGTGA
- a CDS encoding methyl-accepting chemotaxis protein encodes MRWTVGRKLAGLSAVALALALVVGIVGWNGTGRVHGDLQRVVAANAAQREQAEVDASHDNVMSDVLMVLRAADDGELSDARAALGDDAKTLVEKVQGVRRANLSPSINAAADALLPEARDFVASTQKLAAMRGQSPEAIDAAFRPYNDAFGTFTDHIDALTARVQKAAVTDASSAGSATSSARMLIVLVLAIGMVIVIAIAARLALGITRPLRRSVESLEALAQRDLTRRLEVTTTDETAQMATALNAAIDGLRDALGSISQGSEQLATASNGLLSTSSRVSEGADVAASQTGVVAAAGEQVSANSQSVASAVEEMNASIHEIARHASEASGVAAEAVTIAASADERVNRLGVSSAEIGEVLDLISSIADQTNLLALNATIEAARAGEAGKGFAVVANEVKELASETGRATADIAAKVAAIREDTSGAVEAISQIGEIIGRINDIQTTIASAVEEQAATTSEIGRSVDEAARGASDIAKSIEDVNGAVQVAAQGANETQAAAGEVSRTADELRALVAGFRY; translated from the coding sequence ATGCGGTGGACGGTGGGTCGGAAGCTCGCGGGGTTGAGCGCGGTCGCGCTCGCCCTCGCGCTCGTCGTGGGCATCGTCGGCTGGAACGGGACCGGCCGTGTGCACGGGGATCTGCAGCGCGTGGTCGCGGCCAACGCCGCGCAACGCGAGCAGGCCGAGGTCGACGCCTCGCACGACAACGTGATGTCCGACGTCCTCATGGTGCTGCGCGCCGCCGACGACGGCGAGCTGAGCGACGCGCGTGCCGCGCTGGGCGACGACGCGAAGACGCTCGTGGAGAAGGTCCAGGGCGTCCGCCGGGCGAACCTGAGCCCGTCGATCAACGCGGCGGCCGACGCGCTCCTGCCCGAGGCCCGTGACTTCGTCGCGTCGACGCAGAAGCTCGCGGCGATGCGCGGTCAGTCGCCCGAGGCGATCGACGCGGCGTTCCGTCCGTACAACGACGCGTTCGGCACCTTCACGGACCACATCGACGCGCTGACAGCCCGCGTGCAGAAGGCGGCCGTGACCGACGCGTCGTCGGCCGGCTCGGCCACGAGCTCCGCTCGCATGCTGATCGTGCTCGTCCTCGCGATCGGCATGGTGATCGTCATCGCGATCGCGGCCCGCCTCGCCCTGGGCATCACACGGCCGCTGCGCCGCAGCGTCGAGAGTCTCGAGGCCCTCGCGCAGCGGGATCTCACGCGCAGGCTGGAGGTCACGACGACCGACGAGACCGCGCAGATGGCGACCGCGCTGAACGCGGCGATCGACGGCCTGCGCGACGCGCTCGGGTCCATCTCACAGGGTTCGGAGCAGCTCGCCACGGCCTCGAACGGGTTGCTCTCGACGAGCTCGCGGGTCAGCGAGGGTGCCGACGTCGCCGCGTCCCAGACGGGTGTCGTCGCCGCCGCCGGCGAGCAGGTGAGCGCGAACAGCCAGAGCGTCGCGAGTGCCGTCGAGGAGATGAACGCCAGCATCCACGAGATCGCGCGTCACGCGTCCGAGGCGTCGGGCGTCGCCGCGGAGGCCGTCACGATCGCGGCGAGCGCCGACGAGCGCGTCAACCGGCTCGGCGTGAGCAGCGCCGAGATCGGTGAGGTGCTCGACCTCATCTCGTCCATCGCCGACCAGACGAACCTGCTCGCGCTCAACGCGACCATCGAGGCCGCGCGCGCCGGCGAGGCGGGGAAGGGCTTCGCGGTCGTGGCGAACGAGGTGAAGGAGCTCGCGAGCGAGACGGGTCGCGCGACCGCGGACATCGCGGCGAAGGTCGCGGCCATCCGCGAGGACACCTCGGGCGCGGTCGAGGCGATCAGCCAGATCGGCGAGATCATCGGTCGCATCAACGACATCCAGACGACCATCGCATCGGCGGTCGAGGAGCAGGCCGCCACGACGAGCGAGATCGGTCGCAGCGTCGACGAGGCCGCGCGCGGCGCGAGCGACATCGCCAAGAGCATCGAGGACGTGAACGGCGCGGTCCAGGTCGCGGCGCAGGGCGCGAACGAGACGCAGGCAGCCGCCGGTGAGGTCAGCCGGACGGCCGACGAGCTGCGCGCCCTCGTCGCCGGCTTCCGCTACTGA
- a CDS encoding Zn-ribbon domain-containing OB-fold protein — MSDAPFPHPAPNADVAPFWDWCRRGELRIQRCRDCGAYRHHPRPRCPDCTSASYEWAPVSGRGVVYSYTICHPPVLPAFADRVPYNAVVVQLDEGPFMVSNLVDCENDDVTVGMPVEVRLVAVDDDLTLPLFAPIR; from the coding sequence GTGAGCGACGCGCCGTTCCCGCACCCTGCACCGAACGCGGACGTCGCGCCGTTCTGGGACTGGTGCCGGCGCGGCGAGCTGCGCATCCAGCGGTGCCGCGACTGCGGTGCGTACCGGCACCACCCGCGTCCGCGCTGCCCCGACTGCACGAGCGCGTCGTACGAATGGGCCCCGGTCAGCGGGCGCGGCGTCGTGTACAGCTACACGATCTGCCACCCGCCCGTCCTTCCCGCGTTCGCGGACCGCGTCCCCTACAACGCGGTTGTCGTCCAGCTCGACGAGGGGCCCTTCATGGTGAGCAACCTCGTCGACTGCGAGAACGACGACGTGACCGTCGGCATGCCCGTCGAGGTGCGGCTCGTCGCGGTCGATGACGACCTGACGCTCCCGCTGTTCGCGCCGATCCGTTAG
- a CDS encoding lipid-transfer protein: MTTIVENTASIAGIGQTTFAKGLGRSELDLACEAVVAACDDAGFPVADVDGVVSFHVEQVDEVDLMYALGFRNLAYFARTPSGGGGVASTVGLAALAVATGTANAVVVFRSRNRTKSAAYGADPNQGGRPWAKAGARLFDERQWHHPFGVAAPAQEMALIARRHMHEFGTTAEQFGMQAVAQRRHASTNPNAIMRAPISLDDWRASRMIADPIRLFDCSLENDGAVALLVTSTEHARDLRQPVVRVLAAAHGGGPIHTELADWFRFTASYDDRDHGGRHVARQLFERAEVTPADVDVAMVFDHFTMAVPLTLEQYGFCALGEGGPFVESGATCWPDGALPVNTHGGSNGEAFVHGVNHLPEAVRQLRGTAVNQVDGCEVAFVNGSITDPAGAVLLGRGAS; this comes from the coding sequence GTGACCACGATCGTCGAGAACACCGCGTCGATCGCGGGCATCGGGCAGACGACGTTCGCGAAGGGTCTCGGGCGCAGCGAGCTCGACCTCGCGTGCGAGGCGGTCGTCGCCGCGTGCGACGACGCGGGCTTCCCGGTGGCGGACGTCGACGGCGTCGTCTCGTTCCACGTCGAACAGGTCGACGAGGTCGACCTGATGTACGCGCTCGGGTTCCGCAACCTCGCGTACTTCGCGCGCACGCCGTCGGGCGGTGGCGGTGTCGCGAGCACGGTCGGGCTCGCCGCGCTCGCGGTCGCGACGGGGACCGCGAACGCGGTCGTCGTGTTCCGCTCCCGCAACCGGACGAAGTCCGCCGCGTACGGCGCCGATCCCAACCAGGGCGGACGGCCGTGGGCCAAGGCCGGCGCGCGCCTGTTCGACGAGCGGCAGTGGCATCACCCGTTCGGCGTCGCCGCACCCGCGCAGGAGATGGCGCTGATCGCGCGCCGCCACATGCACGAGTTCGGCACGACGGCCGAGCAGTTCGGGATGCAGGCCGTCGCGCAACGCCGCCACGCGAGCACGAACCCGAACGCGATCATGCGCGCCCCGATCTCGCTCGACGACTGGCGCGCGTCGCGGATGATCGCCGATCCGATCCGGCTGTTCGACTGCTCGCTGGAGAACGACGGCGCGGTCGCGCTGCTCGTCACGTCGACCGAACACGCGCGTGATCTCCGGCAGCCGGTCGTGCGTGTGCTCGCGGCGGCGCACGGGGGCGGGCCGATCCACACGGAGCTCGCCGACTGGTTCCGGTTCACGGCGAGCTACGACGACCGCGACCACGGTGGCCGCCACGTCGCGCGTCAGCTGTTCGAGCGGGCGGAGGTCACGCCGGCGGACGTCGACGTCGCGATGGTCTTCGACCACTTCACGATGGCCGTGCCGCTGACGCTCGAGCAGTACGGGTTCTGTGCCCTCGGTGAGGGCGGGCCGTTCGTCGAGTCGGGCGCAACCTGCTGGCCCGACGGCGCGTTGCCCGTCAACACGCACGGAGGCTCGAACGGCGAGGCGTTCGTGCACGGCGTGAACCACCTGCCCGAGGCCGTCCGTCAGCTGCGCGGCACCGCGGTGAACCAGGTCGACGGGTGCGAGGTCGCGTTCGTGAACGGCTCGATCACCGATCCTGCCGGCGCCGTCCTCCTCGGGCGGGGTGCGTCGTGA